The genomic segment TGAATAAAAATGACGCCGCCAATTACCAGTAAAACCGCTAAAATTGTGATCATCTATTTATCTTATCCTTTCATCATTTCGAATGAATCTGTTTTTCGACGAACTCCATGCCGAATTCTACAGTTCGCAACACATCGGAAATCGTCGGGTGATCGACGATTGGCAGAAAACCGAGCGCTTTTTCGACTAAATCCGTTATATCTGTAAATCCTATCCGGTGTTCTAAAAACGCATAAACCGATAGTTCGTTTACCACATTTAGAATCGCTGACGCCGTCCCGCCGCGTTTTAGTGTTTCGTATGCCAACCGAATGGCAGGGAATTTTCGGATATCCGGCAATTCAAATGTCAGTTGGTTAATTTTTCCAAAATCCAGATATTCCCATCTCAACGCCAATCTTTCTGGAAAATTTAACGCGTACTGGATAGGCAGTTTCATGTCGGGAACGCCAAGTTGCGCCTTAACGGAACCGTCAATAAATTCCACCATCGAATGAATGATCGACTGCGGATGAATTACGACATCGATCTGTTCCGGTCGCAGATTAAAGAGCCACCGCGCTTCGATAATTTCCAGTCCTTTGTTCATCAATGTCGCAGAATCGATCGTGATCTTTTTCCCCATCTTCCAAGTCGGATGTTTTAATGCAGATTCGGGTGTGATCGACGCAAAATTTTCCAGCGGAAGTTCCCGGAACGGACCGCCGGAACCCGTCAGGATCACGCGTTGTACAGTCTCCGGCTTTTCTCCCTGGAGACATTGCCAGATAGCGCTATGTTCGCTGTCGATCGGAAACAACCGCGCTTTTTTCTCGGCTAAAAGTCGATAAATGATATCGCCAGCCATGACTAGCGATTCCTTGTTGGAAAGCGCGATGTCTTTCCCTGCAGAAATCGCCCGGTAGGATGGCATCAGACCTTCGACCCCAACAATTGCATTGACGACCAAATCGACATCCGCTCGTTCGGCTAATTCGTAAATACCTTCCCGACCGTGTAAAACCTCGATACCATCAGATTTCAGTGCGGTTTCAACTGTCCGGAATTGGGTTTCATCGGCAATGGCGACGGCTTTCGGATGAAATTGTTTTGCCTGATCGATCAGCAATCCAGCGTTTTTCCCAGCAGACAAATAAACGATCTCAAACAGTTCCGGCTTCGTCGAGACAATGCGGAGCGTGTTTTGACCAATCGAACCAGTAGAACCGAGTAAAGTCAAACGTTTTTTATCTATTTCAGAAGTCATGTTCATATCAATTCAACGAAAACTGATAGGTTAACCCAGCAGAAAGCGATTTCTGCAAGACAGATAAATCGAGTCCGAGTGCGTGCGCCTGTCCGAAATTCCGAACTATTCCAGTTCTGAATTCATAGAGACTCATATTTTTAGTTGTCTCATAATTTAGCGACGCATTATCTTGATCGTTTATTTCTACGCGGCAATGGACGAAATGAACCGATCCGGCAACGACGAAATCGAATTTTCCAATCTCGTAATTTCGAGAAACGGCAAGATTGACATCCTGTGTATGAAAATCGTCCGGACCGTACAAATGGTTGACGGAAACGTCGAATAAATTACGCCGCCTTGGTTTTCCCCAAGAGGCGGCAAAATGAACGCCAGTCGATTGGACATCGTCTTGACGCCATTCAGCGGCAGAAATATGCCCGCCGATCGTGAGATTAGGGGAAACTCCAACTGCCAG from the Candidatus Marinimicrobia bacterium CG08_land_8_20_14_0_20_45_22 genome contains:
- a CDS encoding 1-deoxy-D-xylulose-5-phosphate reductoisomerase, which produces MTSEIDKKRLTLLGSTGSIGQNTLRIVSTKPELFEIVYLSAGKNAGLLIDQAKQFHPKAVAIADETQFRTVETALKSDGIEVLHGREGIYELAERADVDLVVNAIVGVEGLMPSYRAISAGKDIALSNKESLVMAGDIIYRLLAEKKARLFPIDSEHSAIWQCLQGEKPETVQRVILTGSGGPFRELPLENFASITPESALKHPTWKMGKKITIDSATLMNKGLEIIEARWLFNLRPEQIDVVIHPQSIIHSMVEFIDGSVKAQLGVPDMKLPIQYALNFPERLALRWEYLDFGKINQLTFELPDIRKFPAIRLAYETLKRGGTASAILNVVNELSVYAFLEHRIGFTDITDLVEKALGFLPIVDHPTISDVLRTVEFGMEFVEKQIHSK